In one window of Primulina tabacum isolate GXHZ01 chromosome 8, ASM2559414v2, whole genome shotgun sequence DNA:
- the LOC142554236 gene encoding uncharacterized protein LOC142554236, with amino-acid sequence MTDSSAKPSQAEIKPEVEDTAADVQSKPAGGSGGGWGGWGFSTFSYLSDLQKAATVAAGEISRNAVEVARTAAQSITDTMADEPKSANEYSTESSLVVDESDEVDELRKKALDKLEKASEETFLSQGLKALDTSVESLTTGAWQALGTAWKGGANLVNKIENSASNISESIQHGGVAGPTGTVAPSLLETGKVLTAKGMQVLELVGKEAMDLLISESGIDVDKQTKLSEGKIDEDQLFEEVTFDRCFYIYGGPEQLEELEALSNHYALLYNRRKGKLSSEQKSIYDGKIKDIQHIFDMGVGLDGDRNEFGKGKKIEDGNIDSIDELKNLHESSVRKAAELAAGFTSALAGLAPNDIIQRTSGRLDSLHSEGVHRLSEMCCFAVTQLLMLGKSIISNANKVQDQEISEETVKIDWPEDSFERAKIIRVRTESMTGNIEAVFHSFVTGISDVTEAYLAAIKSATANSQEIVPKNSIQQKASAFTEHLRTDHSMAVGKMQDGMRYLAYVVLSSSMPAA; translated from the exons ATGACGGACAGTTCAGCGAAGCCTTCCCAGGCGGAAATAAAGCCCGAAGTTGAAGACACTGCCGCCGACGTACAGTCTAAACCTGCTGGCGGCAGCGGCGGAGGATGGGGCGGTTGGGGGTTTTCTACGTTTTCTTATCTCTCGGATCTTCAGAAAGCTGCTACTGTCGCCGCCGGAGAGATCTCTCGCAAT GCTGTTGAGGTTGCTAGGACAGCAGCACAGAGCATTACTGATACTATGGCTGATGAACCTAAATCAGCTAACGAGTATAGTACAGAATCATCCTTGGTCGTAGATGAAAGTGATGAGGTGGACGAACTGCGCAAAAAAGCATTGGATAAACTAGAGAAAGCCAGTGAAGAAACTTTCCTTAGCCAG GGCTTGAAGGCACTCGATACTTCAGTGGAATCTCTTACGACAGGAGCTTGGCAAGCTTTAGGAACAGCATGGAAAGGAGGAGCGAATTTAGTTAACAA GATTGAAAATTCAGCTTCCAACATTTCAGAGTCAATTCAACATGGTGGAGTTGCCGGACCAACTGGTACTGTTGCGCCATCTCTGTTGGAG ACGGGAAAAGTTTTGACAGCAAAGGGAATGCAAGTGCTTGAGCTAGTTGGAAAAGAAGCTATGGATCTTTTAATTTCAGAATCTGGGATCGATGTggataaacaaaccaaattaTCTGAGGGAAAGATAGATGAAGATCAACTGTTTGAAGAAGTTACTTTTGACAGATGCTTTTATATTTATGGAGGTCCAGAGCAATTGGAG GAGTTAGAAGCATTATCCAATCATTATGCACTATTATATAACCGAAGAAAGGGTAAGCTGTCCTCTGAACAAAAATCTATATATGATGGAAAGATTAAAGACATCCAGCACATTTTTGACATGGGTGTTGGACTTGATGGAGACCGTAATGAGTTTGGAAAAGGGAAGAAAATAGAGGATGGAAATATTGACAGTATTGACGAATTAAAGAATTTACATGAATCCAGTGTTCGCAAGGCTGCTGAATTAGCTGCAGG CTTCACAAGTGCTTTGGCTGGCCTGGCTCCAAATGACATAATTCAAAGAACTTCTGGGAGGCTTGATTCTCTTCATTCAGAGGGTGTTCAT AGACTTTCTGAGATGTGCTGTTTTGCTGTAACTCAACTGCTGATGCTTGGGAAGTCTATTATATCTAATGCAAACAAAGTGCAAGATCAAGAGATTAGTGAGGAAACAGTAAAGATAGATTGGCCTGAAGATTCTTTTGAAAGAGCCAAGATAATCCGAGTGAGGACAGAATCTATGACAGGAAATATTGAAGCAGTTTTCCACAGTTTTGTTACTG GCATATCAGACGTAACAGAGGCCTATTTGGCAGCTATTAAAAGTGCTACTGCTAATTCACAAGAAATTGTTCCTAAGAACTCTATCCAGCAGAAGGCCAGTGCATTTACCGAACATCTCCGGACTGATCATAGCATGGCTGTGGGGAAAATGCAGGATGGTATGCGATACTTGGCTTATGTCGTTCTCTCATCATCTATGCCTGCTGCTTGA